From a single Okeanomitos corallinicola TIOX110 genomic region:
- the sppA gene encoding signal peptide peptidase SppA, which translates to MTNFLKQTAASLIGSLLGLTIFAGAGTLGLLFLVIAAATSSDTSSQVKNKSMLVFDLSVKITDSQPNSSEFLQKALTGVDEETITLRKVIETIEKAQRDPRIVGIYIDASKSGTAGGLGYASLREIRRALDKFHASGKKIVAYSTDWSEREYYLSSVADQVILNPVGMMEINGLSSQPLFLTGALEKYGIGVQVVRVGKFKGAVETFTLEKFSPENRQQTQKVLDDIWGEWRTSVGKSRKIQPQKIQAIANNQAILEANAAKASGLVDKVAYQDQVIADLKKITNSSKDDKTFRQIDITDYAEVSGKSMGVERNSENKIAVVYAEGEIVNGRGDNGEIGGDRFASIFSKIRQDKDIKSVVLRINSPGGSATASEIMQREIKLTQQSKPVIVSMGDVAASGGYWIASDSNRIFAEPNTITGSIGVFGILFNGQKLGNNNGITWDTVKTAQFADTQTVSRPKSPQELALYQRSVNRIYNLFLSKVAQGRKIPQQKVAEIAQGRVWSGTAAKQIGLVDEIGGLDAAIEYAAKAAKLGNDWEVQEYPEVTTLEERLFGRKLQEIQAQLGVEKTAIKPANPLLLEFHKFQQELDILQKMDDPQGIYARLPFNLMID; encoded by the coding sequence ATGACTAACTTTCTTAAACAAACTGCTGCTAGTTTAATTGGTAGCCTATTGGGACTGACAATTTTTGCAGGTGCTGGCACTCTGGGTTTATTATTTTTAGTGATAGCTGCGGCCACTTCCAGCGATACCAGTTCACAGGTAAAAAATAAATCCATGTTGGTTTTTGATCTATCCGTGAAAATTACCGACAGTCAACCTAATTCTAGCGAATTCCTGCAAAAAGCCCTGACAGGCGTAGATGAAGAAACAATTACACTCCGCAAAGTCATTGAAACTATAGAAAAAGCCCAAAGAGATCCCCGGATTGTGGGTATTTATATAGATGCTAGTAAATCAGGAACAGCTGGCGGTTTAGGTTATGCTTCCCTGAGAGAAATTCGTCGCGCTTTAGATAAATTCCATGCTTCAGGCAAAAAAATAGTTGCGTATAGTACAGACTGGAGTGAACGGGAATATTATCTCAGTTCCGTCGCAGATCAGGTGATACTCAACCCCGTGGGAATGATGGAAATTAATGGTTTGAGTTCACAACCGCTTTTTTTAACAGGAGCATTAGAAAAATACGGTATTGGTGTACAAGTGGTGCGGGTAGGGAAATTTAAGGGAGCAGTAGAAACATTTACCTTAGAAAAATTTAGCCCAGAAAATCGTCAACAAACACAAAAAGTATTAGATGATATTTGGGGAGAATGGCGTACATCTGTAGGTAAAAGCCGGAAAATTCAACCCCAAAAAATCCAAGCGATCGCCAATAATCAAGCTATTTTAGAAGCCAACGCAGCTAAAGCTAGTGGGTTAGTGGATAAAGTCGCTTATCAAGATCAAGTAATTGCCGATCTGAAAAAAATCACTAATAGCAGCAAAGACGACAAAACCTTTCGACAAATTGACATTACCGACTATGCAGAAGTCTCCGGTAAATCAATGGGAGTAGAACGTAATTCAGAAAATAAAATTGCCGTTGTTTATGCCGAAGGAGAAATAGTTAATGGTAGAGGCGATAATGGAGAAATAGGAGGCGATCGCTTTGCCTCAATCTTTAGTAAAATTCGCCAAGATAAAGACATTAAATCTGTAGTTTTAAGAATTAATAGCCCCGGTGGCAGCGCTACAGCCTCGGAAATCATGCAACGGGAAATTAAATTAACTCAACAGAGTAAACCAGTAATTGTTTCCATGGGTGATGTCGCCGCTTCCGGTGGTTATTGGATCGCCAGTGACTCTAACCGCATTTTTGCAGAACCGAACACAATTACAGGTTCTATCGGTGTATTTGGCATCTTATTCAATGGTCAAAAATTAGGCAATAATAATGGCATTACCTGGGACACCGTCAAAACAGCCCAATTTGCAGATACTCAAACCGTTTCTCGTCCCAAATCTCCCCAAGAATTAGCACTTTATCAACGTAGTGTTAATCGTATCTACAATCTGTTTTTGAGTAAAGTTGCTCAAGGTAGAAAAATACCACAACAAAAGGTAGCAGAAATTGCCCAAGGGAGAGTATGGTCAGGCACAGCAGCCAAACAAATCGGTTTAGTTGATGAAATTGGTGGTCTTGATGCTGCGATCGAATATGCAGCCAAAGCTGCAAAATTAGGTAATGATTGGGAAGTACAAGAATATCCAGAAGTGACAACCTTAGAAGAACGTTTATTTGGGCGCAAACTCCAAGAAATTCAAGCCCAGCTAGGTGTGGAAAAAACCGCCATTAAACCAGCTAACCCATTGCTGCTAGAGTTCCATAAATTCCAACAAGAACTAGATATCTTACAGAAAATGGACGACCCCCAAGGTATTTATGCTCGCTTACCTTTTAATTTGATGATTGATTAA
- the plsX gene encoding phosphate acyltransferase PlsX has protein sequence MGSTDVRIAIDAMGGDYAPAEIVAGALRAKEELGVKILLVGDPQQIEAAMPPKINRLGLEIVPAEEAIAMDEEPLNAVRKKRKASINIAMDLVKNNQADAIFSAGHSGAVMASALLRLGRLPGIDRPAIGTVFPTIKAGQPVLILDVGANVDCRPKFLEQFAVMGSIYSQYVLGMPEPKIGLLNIGEEDTKGNEAALRAYQLLRENTQINFSGNAEGRDVLSGDFDVIVCDGFVGNVLLKFAEAVGGVILQILREELPQGVRGQIGTAILKPNLKRVKQRMDHAEHGGALLLGVNGICFIGHGSSQAPSIFSAIRMAKEAVDNQVLQRLQSQYQILQSESD, from the coding sequence ATGGGATCGACTGATGTAAGGATAGCAATAGATGCTATGGGAGGGGATTACGCACCCGCTGAAATCGTCGCTGGCGCACTGCGAGCGAAAGAAGAATTGGGTGTCAAAATCCTGTTGGTAGGTGATCCTCAACAAATTGAAGCTGCTATGCCGCCAAAAATCAATAGGTTGGGATTAGAGATTGTTCCTGCCGAGGAAGCGATCGCCATGGATGAAGAGCCTTTAAACGCTGTCAGGAAAAAGCGTAAGGCTTCCATTAACATAGCCATGGATTTAGTTAAGAATAATCAAGCAGATGCTATATTTTCTGCTGGTCATTCCGGGGCGGTAATGGCATCAGCTTTGCTACGTTTAGGCAGACTACCAGGAATTGACCGCCCTGCCATTGGGACAGTATTTCCCACCATTAAAGCAGGTCAACCAGTATTAATACTTGATGTTGGTGCTAATGTAGACTGTCGCCCCAAATTTTTAGAACAGTTTGCGGTCATGGGGTCAATTTATAGTCAATATGTATTGGGAATGCCTGAACCCAAAATAGGATTATTGAATATCGGTGAAGAAGACACCAAAGGTAACGAAGCAGCCCTGCGAGCCTACCAATTACTAAGGGAAAATACCCAAATTAACTTTAGCGGTAATGCCGAAGGCCGTGATGTCTTATCAGGTGACTTTGATGTGATTGTCTGCGATGGTTTTGTAGGTAACGTGTTATTAAAATTTGCCGAAGCCGTAGGAGGAGTAATTCTACAAATACTGCGGGAAGAACTACCCCAAGGTGTACGAGGTCAAATTGGGACAGCAATTTTAAAACCCAACCTCAAACGCGTTAAACAGCGTATGGATCACGCAGAACATGGAGGAGCTTTATTATTAGGGGTAAACGGAATCTGTTTTATCGGTCATGGTAGTTCCCAAGCACCTTCTATTTTTAGTGCTATTCGCATGGCCAAAGAAGCTGTAGACAATCAGGTATTACAAAGACTACAGTCACAATATCAAATTCTACAAAGCGAAAGTGATTAG